The following proteins come from a genomic window of Natrinema saccharevitans:
- a CDS encoding acetyl-CoA carboxylase biotin carboxylase subunit gives MFRKVLVANRGEIAVRVMRACEELNIGTVAVYSEADKDSGHVRYADEAYNVGPARAADSYLDHEAVIEAARKADADAIHPGYGFLAENAEFAGKVEDAEGITWIGPSSDAMESLGEKTKARTIMDEADVPIVPGTTDPVTEPAEVKEFGERHGYPIAIKAEGGGGGRGMKVVWDESEVEDQLESAQREGEAYFDNDSVYLERYLEQPRHIEVQILADEHGNVRHLGERDCSLQRRHQKVIEEGPSAALSDELREKIGEAARRGVAAADYTNAGTVEFLVEEEDREAGELLGPDANFFFLEVNTRIQVEHTVTEQITGLDIVKRQIKVAAGEEVDFEQDDVEIDGHAMEFRINAENAANDFAPATGGTLETYDPPGGIGVRLDDALRQGDELVTDYDSMIAKLVVWGEDRDECIERSLRALREYDIEGIPTIIPFHRLMLTDEEFVASTHTTKYLDEDLDESRIDEAQEQWGGDTGDGGASEDDEESTEREFTVEVNGKRFEVELEEHGAPAIPTGDVEAGGGASRPEPAGGSGGDTGGAELEGDGETVDAEMQGTILDVEVEEGDEVAAGDVLVVLEAMKMENDIVASRGGTVTQIAVEEGESVDMGDTLVVLE, from the coding sequence ATGTTCAGGAAGGTTCTCGTGGCGAACCGCGGGGAGATCGCAGTCCGCGTCATGCGGGCGTGTGAGGAGTTGAATATCGGGACCGTCGCCGTCTACTCCGAGGCGGACAAGGACTCGGGACACGTCCGCTACGCGGACGAAGCGTACAACGTGGGACCGGCGCGGGCCGCCGACTCCTACCTCGATCACGAGGCCGTCATCGAGGCCGCGCGGAAGGCCGACGCCGACGCCATCCACCCCGGCTACGGCTTCCTCGCGGAGAACGCGGAGTTCGCGGGCAAGGTCGAGGACGCCGAGGGGATCACCTGGATCGGCCCGTCCAGCGATGCGATGGAATCGCTCGGCGAGAAGACCAAGGCCCGGACGATCATGGACGAGGCCGACGTGCCGATCGTCCCCGGGACGACCGACCCCGTTACCGAACCCGCGGAGGTCAAGGAGTTCGGCGAGAGACACGGCTATCCGATCGCCATCAAGGCCGAGGGCGGCGGCGGCGGTCGCGGGATGAAGGTCGTCTGGGACGAGAGCGAAGTCGAGGACCAACTCGAGAGCGCCCAGCGAGAGGGTGAAGCCTACTTCGACAACGACTCGGTCTACCTCGAGCGCTACCTCGAGCAGCCCCGCCACATCGAGGTCCAGATCCTCGCGGACGAACACGGGAACGTCCGCCACCTGGGCGAGCGCGACTGCTCGCTGCAGCGACGCCACCAGAAGGTCATCGAGGAGGGGCCGTCGGCGGCCCTCTCGGACGAACTGCGCGAGAAGATCGGCGAGGCCGCCCGTCGGGGCGTCGCCGCCGCGGACTACACCAACGCCGGCACCGTCGAGTTCCTCGTCGAGGAGGAGGACCGCGAGGCGGGCGAACTGCTCGGTCCCGACGCGAACTTCTTCTTCCTCGAGGTCAACACCCGCATCCAGGTCGAACACACGGTCACCGAGCAGATCACCGGCCTCGACATCGTCAAGCGTCAGATAAAGGTCGCCGCCGGCGAGGAAGTCGACTTCGAGCAGGACGACGTCGAGATCGACGGCCACGCGATGGAGTTCCGGATCAACGCCGAGAACGCCGCGAACGACTTCGCGCCCGCGACCGGCGGGACCCTCGAGACCTACGACCCGCCGGGCGGGATCGGCGTCCGACTCGACGACGCCCTGCGCCAGGGCGACGAACTCGTCACCGACTACGACTCGATGATCGCCAAGCTCGTGGTCTGGGGCGAGGACCGCGACGAGTGTATCGAGCGCTCGCTGCGCGCGCTCCGGGAGTACGACATCGAGGGCATCCCGACGATCATCCCGTTCCACCGGCTGATGCTCACCGACGAGGAGTTCGTCGCGAGTACGCACACGACGAAGTATCTCGACGAGGACCTCGACGAGAGCCGCATCGATGAGGCCCAGGAGCAGTGGGGCGGCGACACCGGCGACGGTGGCGCCAGCGAGGACGACGAGGAGTCCACCGAGCGGGAGTTCACCGTCGAGGTCAACGGCAAGCGCTTCGAGGTCGAACTCGAGGAACACGGCGCGCCCGCCATCCCGACCGGCGACGTCGAGGCCGGCGGCGGTGCCAGCCGACCGGAACCGGCGGGCGGCTCCGGCGGCGATACCGGCGGTGCCGAACTCGAGGGTGACGGCGAGACCGTCGACGCCGAGATGCAGGGCACGATCCTCGACGTCGAGGTCGAGGAAGGCGACGAGGTCGCGGCCGGCGACGTGCTGGTCGTCCTCGAGGCCATGAAGATGGAAAACGACATCGTCGCCTCGCGCGGCGGCACCGTCACCCAGATCGCCGTCGAGGAAGGCGAGAGCGTCGACATGGGCGACACGTTAGTCGTCCTCGAGTAA
- a CDS encoding DUF7577 domain-containing protein → MSSPTTSIEQPVTCRHCGTENEHRYTYCRRCTGYLPARPDSQRHPGGSH, encoded by the coding sequence ATGAGTTCTCCCACGACGTCGATCGAGCAACCGGTCACCTGTCGGCACTGCGGGACGGAAAACGAACACCGCTATACGTACTGTCGACGCTGCACCGGCTACCTGCCGGCGCGGCCCGACTCCCAGCGCCACCCCGGCGGCTCGCACTGA
- a CDS encoding TIGR04347 family pseudo-SAM/SPASM protein, which translates to MISISKLLCDLDAEGDGLRYDAADESKKPQIADEKQHRPVVVWNTTRRCNLYCSHCYAGAENQAATGEFSTAEAKTFIDQLADFGAPVLLFSGGEPLVREDLIELVGYAADRGIRPVLSSNGTLLTREKAAALKDAGLQYAGISVDGLPERNDRFRGEEGAFDAAVRGIENSLEVGLKTGLRYTITEANAPDLEGVVDLLAEKGLDRFCFYHLDYGGRGAEIVDADLSPEAKREAVTRVADLTLEYHDRGEEIETLLVGNYADAAYLVEYAREEFGEAKAQAVYDYLERNGGDPTGERIADVDYQGNVHLTQFWQGYSLGNVRDRPFGEIWEDESNPLLEALRNREERLNGKCADCQYKSICRGASRLRALSTTGDLFAPDPQCYLTDEEVAGAGSADGDVAGAGAD; encoded by the coding sequence GTGATCTCGATCAGTAAGTTGCTCTGTGATCTCGACGCCGAGGGTGACGGACTACGCTACGACGCGGCCGACGAGTCGAAAAAGCCCCAGATCGCCGACGAGAAACAGCACCGCCCGGTCGTCGTCTGGAACACCACACGCCGGTGTAACCTCTACTGTTCGCACTGCTACGCCGGCGCGGAGAACCAGGCCGCGACCGGCGAGTTCTCGACGGCCGAGGCCAAGACGTTCATCGATCAGCTCGCCGACTTCGGCGCGCCAGTCCTGCTTTTCTCCGGGGGCGAACCGCTGGTCCGCGAGGACCTGATCGAACTCGTCGGCTACGCCGCCGATCGGGGAATCCGTCCGGTCCTGTCCTCGAACGGGACCTTACTGACCCGCGAGAAGGCCGCAGCCCTGAAAGACGCCGGCCTCCAGTACGCCGGCATCTCGGTCGACGGCCTCCCCGAGCGCAACGACCGGTTCCGCGGCGAGGAGGGGGCGTTCGACGCCGCCGTCCGCGGCATCGAGAACTCCCTCGAGGTCGGACTCAAGACCGGCCTGCGCTACACGATCACCGAGGCCAACGCGCCCGACCTCGAAGGGGTGGTTGACCTGTTGGCCGAGAAGGGGCTGGACCGCTTCTGTTTCTACCACCTGGACTACGGCGGCCGCGGCGCCGAGATCGTCGACGCCGACCTCTCCCCCGAGGCGAAACGCGAGGCGGTCACACGGGTCGCGGATCTCACGCTCGAGTATCACGACCGCGGCGAGGAGATCGAGACGCTGCTGGTGGGCAACTACGCCGACGCGGCTTACCTCGTCGAGTACGCCCGCGAGGAGTTCGGCGAGGCGAAAGCGCAGGCGGTCTACGACTACCTCGAGCGAAACGGCGGCGACCCGACCGGCGAGCGGATCGCCGACGTCGACTATCAGGGCAACGTCCACCTCACCCAGTTCTGGCAGGGCTACAGCCTCGGGAACGTCCGCGATCGGCCCTTCGGCGAGATCTGGGAGGACGAGTCGAACCCGCTGCTCGAGGCCCTGCGGAACCGCGAGGAGCGCCTGAACGGCAAGTGTGCGGACTGTCAGTACAAGTCGATCTGTCGCGGCGCGTCGCGGCTGCGGGCGCTTTCGACGACGGGCGATCTGTTCGCGCCGGATCCGCAGTGTTATCTCACCGACGAGGAGGTCGCTGGTGCGGGGTCGGCCGACGGCGACGTGGCCGGGGCCGGAGCCGACTGA
- a CDS encoding SPFH domain-containing protein: MSEFVPGPLQTQSVLEDPLLLIGAVVLLLVVITVWQMVEIVDAYDRAALTVFGEYRKLLEPGLNIVPPFVSRIYTFDMRTQTLDVPQQEAITRDNSPVTADAVVYIRVMNAKRAFLEVDDYQRAVSNLAQTTLRAVIGDMELDDTLSRREMINERIRQELDEPTDEWGIRVESVEVREVTPSAGVKGAMEEQTSAERRRRAMILEAQGERRSAVEKAEGDKQSNIIRAQGEKQSQILESQGDAISTVLRARSAESMGERAVIDKGMETLAEIGHGESTTFVMPQELTSLVGRYGKHLSGSDVEGNGTDLESLEFDDETRELIGLDDIADIIGEIDEQAEMDVEAMEEQARAIKEGQDVGMEAEEPITMSDPDDESEPELGSDSE, translated from the coding sequence ATGTCCGAGTTCGTACCCGGTCCGTTGCAGACCCAGTCGGTTCTGGAGGACCCGCTCTTGCTGATCGGTGCCGTCGTCTTGCTCCTCGTGGTGATCACGGTCTGGCAGATGGTCGAGATCGTCGACGCCTACGATCGGGCCGCACTGACCGTCTTCGGCGAGTATCGCAAACTGCTCGAGCCGGGGCTGAACATCGTGCCGCCGTTCGTCTCCCGGATCTACACGTTCGACATGCGGACCCAGACGCTGGACGTGCCCCAGCAGGAGGCCATCACGCGGGACAACTCCCCCGTCACGGCCGACGCCGTCGTCTACATCCGGGTGATGAACGCCAAACGCGCCTTCCTCGAGGTCGACGACTACCAGCGCGCCGTCTCGAATCTGGCCCAGACGACCCTGCGGGCCGTGATCGGTGACATGGAACTCGACGACACCCTCTCGCGGCGGGAGATGATCAACGAGCGCATCCGTCAGGAACTCGACGAGCCCACCGACGAGTGGGGCATCCGCGTCGAGAGCGTCGAAGTCCGCGAGGTCACCCCCTCCGCGGGCGTCAAGGGCGCGATGGAGGAACAGACCTCCGCCGAGCGCCGCCGCCGCGCGATGATCCTCGAGGCACAGGGGGAACGCCGCAGCGCCGTCGAGAAAGCGGAAGGGGACAAGCAGTCGAACATCATCCGCGCCCAGGGGGAGAAACAGAGCCAGATTCTCGAGTCCCAGGGTGACGCGATCTCGACTGTGTTGCGGGCTCGCTCCGCCGAGTCGATGGGCGAGCGTGCGGTCATCGACAAGGGGATGGAGACCCTGGCCGAGATCGGCCATGGCGAGTCGACGACGTTCGTCATGCCCCAGGAACTCACCTCGCTGGTCGGCCGCTACGGCAAGCACCTCTCGGGCAGCGACGTGGAGGGCAACGGCACTGACCTCGAGAGCCTCGAGTTCGACGACGAGACCCGCGAACTGATCGGGCTGGACGACATCGCGGACATCATCGGCGAGATCGACGAGCAGGCCGAGATGGACGTCGAAGCGATGGAAGAGCAGGCCCGGGCGATCAAGGAGGGTCAGGACGTGGGCATGGAGGCCGAAGAGCCGATCACCATGTCCGACCCCGACGACGAATCGGAGCCGGAACTGGGATCGGATTCGGAGTAG
- a CDS encoding Htur_1727 family rSAM-partnered candidate RiPP, with amino-acid sequence MVEKARRAAVDSDERGNPTPQWEVFVRNEAGDPMRHVGSVAAASATEVHEHAARLFGWYAVDLWVCPAESVERFSTRGLAADAEERPGDGTGARDADDDDADDEPRVYEETAGASEVNSL; translated from the coding sequence ATGGTCGAGAAAGCACGCCGCGCCGCGGTCGACAGCGACGAACGCGGGAACCCGACGCCCCAGTGGGAGGTCTTCGTCCGCAACGAGGCGGGCGATCCGATGCGCCACGTCGGTAGCGTCGCCGCGGCCAGCGCGACGGAAGTCCACGAACACGCCGCTCGCCTGTTCGGCTGGTACGCCGTCGATCTGTGGGTCTGCCCTGCGGAATCGGTCGAACGGTTCTCGACGCGAGGACTGGCTGCCGATGCCGAGGAACGGCCCGGCGATGGCACCGGCGCCCGCGACGCCGACGATGACGACGCCGACGACGAACCGCGCGTCTACGAGGAGACGGCCGGCGCGTCGGAGGTGAACAGCCTGTGA